One Thalassospira marina DNA window includes the following coding sequences:
- a CDS encoding CHASE2 domain-containing protein, producing the protein MPENHQPGTETPMPEENKKPAGRRMRGRAGPGLAYLNWAAITFLLACFIVLFQPDEFTQPVDEYSYQLFNRLFGSVVYDAPNKDDIGIVLLDQKSLYDLDTSWPPLFMTHAMVLKSFLRRNAPLPLAVFIDFTLQDSRNSQASISPEGVKAPQFSLQDPTLDELVRVVDAYNKLGIPIYVSAGRYDDIRFPEILSDLKGKVKLVAGWGDARSSADVRALNYALFPNRPGSEGQNEGADKGSDDQIKAPDFYPAAALQIYLDLCARQADAKAQGRLKSSSFANRNWNCDGALMGDIPAVEDQKRWQQRNLDLWRGYAANRSMNLVWPDSQSDYAGWPVMETVTTDQDGKKVNQKRFPANCPSGRAKDLSYFVGVIHDFVVKTGLGRSGDANFCSPFDVVTAGQAQKGTPTAEDSWIGQLGGRVIFYSFNLQGLQDVVHPPTLENDISGVNVHAMALENLLHFGPAYLSNTARTDKSLGALNSNNLELLSMLGLFLIRLLILIVVRRFGGPGSGVDQGDRTVEATGATDQAEERVCTLLDGALLYYRTVFFDFAGWLKRLPERVVWFLKDTCCTFRQWRLPVFLILLIEAIVIVAFVLGIAFWLEFSVLRIAPSNWLSILGLAGLTYPVYIRALFSQSPSERPTAKIADTPLAEIQSGDAQK; encoded by the coding sequence ATGCCCGAAAATCATCAGCCTGGCACAGAAACCCCCATGCCAGAGGAAAACAAAAAACCGGCCGGGCGACGTATGAGGGGGCGTGCGGGGCCAGGGCTGGCTTATCTGAACTGGGCGGCGATTACGTTTTTGCTGGCCTGTTTTATTGTTCTTTTTCAACCCGATGAATTTACCCAGCCCGTTGATGAATACAGCTATCAGCTGTTTAACCGGCTTTTTGGCTCGGTTGTTTATGACGCGCCAAACAAAGACGATATCGGCATCGTCCTTTTGGATCAGAAATCACTTTATGACCTTGATACCAGTTGGCCGCCGCTTTTCATGACCCATGCAATGGTTCTGAAGTCATTTTTACGCAGGAATGCACCACTTCCGCTTGCTGTTTTTATCGACTTTACCCTACAGGATTCACGAAATTCGCAAGCCTCTATATCGCCGGAAGGTGTGAAGGCACCTCAATTTTCCCTGCAGGACCCTACCTTGGACGAGCTGGTGCGGGTCGTGGATGCATATAACAAGCTTGGGATTCCCATTTATGTATCGGCTGGACGTTACGACGATATCAGGTTCCCCGAAATCCTTTCCGACTTGAAGGGCAAGGTTAAATTGGTCGCAGGCTGGGGCGATGCTCGCTCCAGCGCTGATGTCCGGGCTTTGAATTATGCATTGTTTCCCAACCGTCCGGGAAGTGAAGGTCAAAATGAAGGTGCAGATAAAGGCAGTGATGACCAGATAAAAGCCCCGGATTTTTATCCTGCAGCGGCATTGCAAATCTATCTTGATCTATGCGCCCGGCAAGCGGATGCGAAGGCGCAAGGGCGTTTGAAATCTTCGTCTTTTGCCAATCGCAACTGGAATTGTGATGGTGCCCTGATGGGCGATATTCCGGCGGTCGAGGATCAAAAGCGCTGGCAACAGCGCAATCTTGATTTGTGGCGCGGTTATGCTGCCAATCGATCGATGAATCTTGTCTGGCCAGACAGCCAGTCAGATTATGCGGGCTGGCCCGTGATGGAGACCGTGACCACTGATCAGGACGGCAAGAAGGTTAATCAGAAACGCTTTCCCGCAAATTGCCCCTCCGGCAGGGCAAAGGATTTGTCGTATTTTGTGGGGGTAATTCACGATTTTGTTGTCAAAACTGGCTTAGGCCGTAGTGGGGATGCCAATTTTTGCAGTCCCTTTGATGTGGTTACAGCAGGACAGGCACAAAAGGGAACACCAACGGCCGAAGATAGCTGGATTGGTCAATTGGGTGGTCGTGTGATCTTTTATAGCTTTAACCTGCAGGGGCTGCAGGATGTTGTGCATCCTCCCACGCTTGAAAATGACATTTCAGGTGTGAATGTGCATGCGATGGCGCTTGAAAATCTTTTGCATTTTGGTCCCGCCTATTTGTCCAATACAGCACGGACCGACAAATCCCTGGGGGCACTCAATTCTAACAATCTTGAATTGCTGTCGATGCTTGGGCTGTTTTTGATTCGTCTGCTGATTTTGATCGTTGTCCGGCGGTTTGGTGGGCCGGGTTCCGGGGTTGATCAGGGGGATCGAACGGTAGAAGCAACCGGGGCCACGGATCAGGCAGAGGAACGGGTTTGTACTCTCCTCGATGGGGCATTACTTTATTATCGGACAGTGTTCTTTGATTTTGCAGGTTGGCTGAAAAGGCTGCCAGAGCGAGTTGTCTGGTTTTTGAAGGATACATGTTGCACCTTTAGGCAATGGAGGTTGCCGGTATTTCTAATTTTGTTAATCGAGGCGATTGTTATTGTTGCATTTGTTCTTGGAATTGCCTTTTGGCTTGAATTTAGCGTGCTGCGTATTGCACCGTCCAATTGGCTGTCGATTTTGGGACTCGCCGGTTTGACATACCCGGTTTATATCCGCGCCCTGTTTTCACAATCGCCTAGCGAACGCCCAACTGCAAAAATTGCAGACACACCGCTTGCTGAAATTCAATCTGGTGATGCGCAAAAGTAG
- the gpt gene encoding xanthine phosphoribosyltransferase: MSEAAYNKGFPVSWEQMHRDARALAWRLLEKGPYKGIVAITRGGLVPAAIIARELDIRLIDTVCVRSYSDKSRGDLEWLKDVEGDGEGMLIIDDLVDTGKTAKAVREKLPKAHFATVYAKPQGREVVDSFVTEVSQDTWIYFPWDMELSVNAPISERAR; this comes from the coding sequence GTGAGCGAAGCCGCATACAACAAGGGATTCCCGGTTTCCTGGGAACAGATGCATCGCGATGCGCGCGCGCTGGCGTGGCGTTTGCTGGAAAAAGGCCCTTATAAGGGCATCGTCGCCATTACCCGTGGCGGACTTGTGCCTGCTGCGATCATTGCACGCGAACTTGATATCCGTTTGATTGATACCGTTTGCGTTCGCAGCTATTCTGACAAAAGCCGCGGCGATCTGGAATGGCTTAAAGACGTTGAAGGCGACGGCGAGGGTATGCTGATCATCGACGATCTGGTCGATACCGGCAAAACCGCCAAAGCCGTCCGCGAAAAGCTGCCCAAGGCGCATTTCGCCACCGTTTATGCCAAACCGCAGGGCCGCGAAGTTGTCGACAGCTTTGTGACCGAAGTTTCCCAGGACACCTGGATCTATTTCCCCTGGGATATGGAACTTTCGGTTAACGCACCGATTTCCGAACGCGCCCGCTAA
- a CDS encoding PQQ-dependent sugar dehydrogenase, whose product MSSVFKIRPLSSTFFRHFVRRVHAGRRFLCLPVSGQFRFGKVTCAVVLLPVMVLFLAIPLSARSFADEKLDALEKIRSRLSVADGYDLSVFAAIPNARSMALAPDLGGIFVGTRGRNLYFLPVDQNGQAGKVQNISSAFTSANGVAYQKGTLFVADQGRVVAFDVSNFNGTALGEPDRVLFDALPDKSHHGWRYATLSPDGKKLFVAVGAPCNICKTSGLEGTIITLPVSGGKPEIYASGLRNSVGLTFAPDSGDLWFTDNGGDGLGDDIPREELNKASAPGGFYGYPWFAGNDTRAPDFKNEKVPHKVTFPAFTFNAHNAPLGLHFYEGDMLVALHGSWNRTEPDGYKVVRVKFTAGKPQTVSPFLSGFLRDNGAVLGRPVDIKPFGEDGSVLISDDHAGAIWKITPKQ is encoded by the coding sequence ATGTCTAGCGTCTTTAAAATACGCCCGCTTTCATCAACCTTTTTCCGGCATTTTGTCCGGCGGGTTCATGCAGGCAGGCGTTTTTTATGCCTGCCTGTGTCAGGGCAATTCCGCTTTGGCAAAGTTACCTGCGCAGTTGTGTTGCTGCCGGTGATGGTGCTTTTTCTGGCAATACCGCTTTCGGCGCGTTCATTTGCCGATGAAAAGCTCGATGCACTGGAAAAAATCCGATCCCGGCTTTCTGTTGCCGATGGTTATGATCTGTCAGTTTTTGCCGCTATTCCCAACGCCCGCTCCATGGCCCTCGCACCCGATCTGGGCGGTATCTTTGTCGGGACGCGCGGGCGGAACCTTTATTTCCTGCCGGTTGATCAAAATGGCCAGGCAGGCAAGGTGCAAAATATCTCCTCGGCGTTTACGTCGGCCAATGGTGTTGCCTATCAAAAAGGCACACTTTTTGTCGCCGATCAGGGCCGGGTTGTTGCGTTTGATGTCAGCAATTTCAATGGAACCGCGCTGGGCGAACCTGATCGGGTTCTGTTTGATGCCCTGCCTGATAAAAGCCACCATGGCTGGCGCTATGCCACCCTGTCGCCCGATGGCAAAAAGCTGTTTGTGGCCGTGGGGGCGCCTTGCAATATCTGCAAAACATCCGGGCTGGAAGGCACAATCATTACCCTGCCGGTTTCGGGCGGAAAACCTGAAATATATGCGTCAGGCCTGCGCAATTCCGTCGGGCTGACCTTTGCCCCCGATAGCGGTGATTTATGGTTTACCGATAATGGCGGTGATGGCCTGGGCGATGATATCCCGCGCGAGGAACTCAACAAAGCCAGCGCGCCCGGTGGTTTTTATGGCTATCCGTGGTTTGCAGGCAACGATACCCGCGCGCCCGATTTCAAAAATGAAAAGGTCCCGCATAAGGTGACCTTCCCGGCCTTTACCTTTAATGCCCATAATGCGCCGCTGGGCCTGCATTTTTATGAAGGCGATATGCTGGTCGCCCTGCACGGTTCCTGGAACCGGACAGAGCCGGATGGCTATAAAGTGGTGCGGGTCAAATTCACCGCGGGCAAGCCGCAAACTGTCAGCCCGTTTTTGTCAGGTTTCCTGCGCGATAATGGTGCGGTTCTGGGCCGCCCGGTTGATATCAAACCCTTTGGCGAGGATGGTTCGGTGCTGATATCGGATGATCATGCCGGGGCGATCTGGAAGATCACGCCAAAGCAGTAA
- a CDS encoding thermonuclease family protein, with protein sequence MILPAAFWRRFLQSRVYVPVLALGLLAAPFAAGLPANAQSTQTAQTAQTTKPATPPDVSNQTAFEADGHKVFAIDGDTILIDGHVFDIAGIDAPELGQQCLHDDNLQDCGLSAGMQLQKYFIMSPFPAECVLADDQRNDGSKDSGQDGKNWPRVECSIGDRDIGSAMIADGEALPIPGFSLDYDDQAKQAANAGIGLFGTQMVPPAEWREGKRLKGEKQRCLFVGDGMGHYVSPLDSRFVNFVRKDAPATPCSDEEARQSGLEYLPKE encoded by the coding sequence ATGATCCTGCCCGCTGCTTTCTGGCGAAGATTCCTGCAATCGCGTGTTTATGTACCGGTTCTGGCGCTGGGCCTGCTGGCCGCCCCGTTTGCCGCGGGCTTGCCTGCCAATGCCCAAAGCACGCAGACTGCGCAAACCGCACAAACCACCAAACCGGCAACCCCGCCCGATGTCAGCAACCAGACCGCCTTTGAGGCCGACGGGCACAAGGTATTTGCCATTGATGGCGATACCATCCTGATTGACGGGCATGTGTTTGACATTGCCGGGATTGACGCACCCGAACTGGGCCAGCAATGCCTGCATGACGATAATTTACAGGATTGTGGCCTGTCTGCCGGGATGCAGTTGCAGAAATATTTCATCATGTCGCCCTTCCCCGCCGAATGCGTGCTGGCCGATGACCAGCGCAATGATGGCAGCAAGGATAGCGGCCAGGATGGTAAAAACTGGCCCCGGGTGGAATGCTCGATTGGTGATCGCGACATCGGGTCAGCCATGATCGCAGATGGCGAAGCCCTGCCCATTCCCGGTTTCTCGCTTGATTACGATGACCAGGCAAAACAGGCGGCCAATGCGGGCATTGGCCTGTTTGGCACCCAAATGGTCCCACCTGCCGAATGGCGCGAAGGCAAACGCCTGAAAGGCGAAAAACAGCGCTGCCTGTTTGTTGGCGATGGTATGGGCCACTATGTCAGCCCGCTTGATTCGCGCTTTGTCAATTTTGTACGCAAAGACGCTCCCGCCACCCCGTGCAGCGACGAAGAAGCCCGTCAGTCCGGACTGGAATATTTACCGAAGGAATAA